The Haloarcula sp. CBA1127 genomic interval ATGAACTGCTCGACCGTTTCGAAGGACTCGGGATCCTCGGCGGCCGCACCCTCGAGTTTCGGCAGGAGCGATTCGTCGACGAAAATGAGTTCGTCCTGCGCGTCGCTGACGATATACTGGATGTGTTCGTCGGGCAGGAGCGGGTTGATAGTGTGTAGCTGCGCACCGGTTCCCGGTACCCCGAAGTACGTCTCGAAGTGGCGGCTGTGGTTCCAGCAGAACGTCCCGAGGCGTTCGCCGTCACCGTAGCCGGCTTCCTCGATCGCGTTCGCTAACTGCGCCGTCCGCTCGGCGTATTCGGCGTAGTCGTGACGGACGATGCCCTCGTGGGTACGAGAAACGACTTCCGTGTCCGGATACAGTGTTTCTGCACGCCACAGGAACGGTCGTAGAGTTTGCGGGCTACCTCCTGGCATATCATGATGCAGGGACTCACGATACAAGAAACACTGCTAAATCTTTCATGAGGGAAAAGGAGTTCATCCGCAGTGCTCGCCGCCCCGTTCGTACGCGTCTGCTTACACTTCGATTTCCTGCATCAGGTCGACCAGCTCTTCCAGTTCCGGAAACGTGTACACTTTTACGTTGATATTGGACTCCAGCGCGTGGACGCGGGAATCGAACATCAGCGCCATCTCGTTGTCCCGGTCACCAACGAGCTGGTCCACCATCCCACTCCCGGGGCCGAACGTGAAGTTCGGTGTGGAGATGTCGATGGTCGTATCGAGGACGTTCGCCCAGCCGTCGATGAAGCCGCTGGTCATGATGTTCCCGATTTCCTGAATCGCCGAGCGCTCCATGTCGGTGAAGCCGTCGGCGTTGGGGTCCGTCTCGCCCATATCGCCGATCATCCCGGTGGCGAGGTCCTTTGCACTGGCGGCGTTGAACAGGAACAGGATGTGTCCGTGGGGCTTTTCGACCATTTCGATACTGATACCGATCTGTTTCTCGTCGCCGACGTGTGTTTTGATATCTGGGATATCGATGAAGTTGATCTTCGTGATCTCCATCTCTGTCTCCATCCCAGTCATCTGGCTAAGGTGGTTCGCAACGGTGTTACCGCCCTCTTTAGCCATCTGATTGAACAACCCGAGCTTCCGAATATCTATCATCAGACTCATTCGTTAGGACCAGCGTTGCCGCTGAGTTGTGTGCCCTCATACATAAGCTATGCACCCGCATTTTCGTCGGCGAGAATCGGAGCGTGTTGCTGCCGCTTGCTCACTCCACCCGGACGCTCACAGCGACGGCCTCACCGAGCGGTAGCAGCCCGGTTTCGAACGCCGGGTCGTCGCCGACGCGTTCCAGATACGCAGCGATACCGCGACTCGTTTCGTTGGCGTCGATATCGTCGCCGTCCAGCAACGCCCGTACCTCCTTGAACTCCAGCGGCCCGGCTTCGATCATGTTATCGGCGACTACGGCCCCACCGACCGGGACTTTCCCCCGGACAGCCTCGAAGGCCTCCACGTAACGGTGTTTCTCGTTGTCGATGAGCACCACGTCGAACGGGCCGTCGTAGTTCTCGACGGTTTCGATTGCGTCACCGTGCTCGAATGTGGCCCGTGCGGCGAACCCGCCGCGGTCGAGGAACTCGCGGGCCTCGTCTAGTTCGTCGGCGTCGATCTCCGTCAGGATAATCTGCCCGTCGGCGGATACCGCGGGTGCCATCCAGTACGCCGAGTAGCCGAAGCCGGAGCCGAACTCGAAGACCCGGTCGGCGTCGACCATCCGGGCGACGAGGCGAAGCCAGCCACCGACTGCGGGGCCGACCGTCGGGAACCCTTCCCGGTCGGCTTTCGCGT includes:
- a CDS encoding chemotaxis protein CheC, whose translation is MSLMIDIRKLGLFNQMAKEGGNTVANHLSQMTGMETEMEITKINFIDIPDIKTHVGDEKQIGISIEMVEKPHGHILFLFNAASAKDLATGMIGDMGETDPNADGFTDMERSAIQEIGNIMTSGFIDGWANVLDTTIDISTPNFTFGPGSGMVDQLVGDRDNEMALMFDSRVHALESNINVKVYTFPELEELVDLMQEIEV
- a CDS encoding O-methyltransferase, with translation MDETPLPRVTEQFARTLATASDAIIEEMDAKADREGFPTVGPAVGGWLRLVARMVDADRVFEFGSGFGYSAYWMAPAVSADGQIILTEIDADELDEAREFLDRGGFAARATFEHGDAIETVENYDGPFDVVLIDNEKHRYVEAFEAVRGKVPVGGAVVADNMIEAGPLEFKEVRALLDGDDIDANETSRGIAAYLERVGDDPAFETGLLPLGEAVAVSVRVE